The following are encoded together in the Desulfovibrio desulfuricans DSM 642 genome:
- the cbiD gene encoding cobalt-precorrin-5B (C(1))-methyltransferase CbiD — protein sequence MAGKLRKGFTTGSAATGAALAALQLLRTGTAPAAVPVPLPPFGGGQDKHNQCKDSNGLPEPRGWLRLNIESCATGPAPELDAAWAAAEAGAASGLADPPPPDIIAIAHASIIKDGGDDPDATSGARITATVVESARPPKHRPANQVEDAARHTPAHNAGWTSPDTAVAYPDHIIIKGGPGVGRVTLPGLPVAIGQAAVNPVPRQQITYALQAQEQEYAAALQCRTWLTVFVSVPDGAQLAHKTFNPRLGIEGGISILGTQGTVRPFSHDAWKATIEQGLAVARATGCQCACLTTGRRSERLLMERYPELPERCFVQVADFAQFSLQAVGSMQFERIIWGCFFGKLVKLAQGHTYTHAKDSTLDMQALAQLASEAGAACADAITRCVTAAHALELLLADSAGAKTIRRVAQQAARTAQLFAGRPVSLHLFHTDGRELLAL from the coding sequence ATGGCCGGAAAGCTTCGGAAAGGGTTCACCACCGGCAGCGCCGCAACGGGGGCAGCGCTGGCCGCACTGCAACTGTTGCGCACGGGCACAGCGCCGGCTGCAGTCCCGGTGCCCCTGCCCCCTTTTGGGGGTGGTCAGGACAAGCACAATCAGTGCAAGGACAGCAATGGCCTGCCTGAGCCTCGGGGCTGGCTGCGCCTGAACATTGAAAGCTGCGCCACAGGCCCTGCGCCGGAACTGGACGCCGCATGGGCTGCCGCCGAAGCTGGCGCCGCAAGCGGGCTGGCCGATCCACCTCCACCGGACATCATTGCCATTGCCCACGCCAGCATAATCAAGGACGGCGGCGATGACCCTGACGCCACGTCTGGCGCTCGCATAACGGCCACGGTGGTGGAGAGCGCGCGGCCCCCCAAGCATCGCCCAGCAAACCAGGTCGAGGATGCGGCACGGCATACGCCCGCCCATAACGCCGGGTGGACATCCCCCGACACGGCAGTTGCATACCCCGACCACATCATTATAAAGGGAGGGCCGGGGGTGGGGCGCGTCACCTTGCCCGGTCTGCCTGTAGCCATTGGTCAGGCTGCGGTCAACCCGGTGCCGCGCCAACAGATAACCTACGCACTGCAAGCGCAGGAGCAGGAATACGCCGCTGCCCTCCAGTGCCGCACATGGCTGACGGTATTTGTCAGCGTACCTGATGGCGCGCAGCTGGCGCACAAGACCTTCAACCCCAGATTGGGCATTGAAGGCGGCATTTCCATATTGGGAACCCAGGGCACGGTGCGTCCGTTCAGCCATGATGCGTGGAAGGCCACCATTGAGCAGGGGCTTGCCGTGGCCCGCGCCACAGGCTGCCAATGTGCGTGCCTGACCACGGGAAGGCGCTCGGAACGGCTGCTTATGGAGCGCTACCCCGAGCTGCCGGAGCGGTGCTTTGTACAGGTTGCGGATTTTGCGCAGTTCTCCCTGCAAGCTGTGGGGAGCATGCAGTTTGAGCGCATTATCTGGGGCTGTTTTTTTGGTAAACTGGTCAAGCTGGCCCAAGGGCATACATACACTCATGCCAAGGATTCCACGCTGGACATGCAGGCCCTTGCGCAGCTTGCCAGCGAGGCTGGCGCTGCCTGTGCGGATGCCATCACCCGGTGCGTAACAGCGGCTCACGCACTGGAACTGCTGCTGGCAGACAGCGCAGGAGCAAAGACTATCAGGCGGGTGGCGCAGCAGGCGGCACGCACCGCGCAACTTTTTGCAGGCCGCCCCGTGAGCTTGCACCTTTTTCACACTGACGGCAGGGAATTATTGGCGTTATGA
- a CDS encoding OmpA family protein: MKSFRLLALAAALVLSYAVAAAAAPACNKKIESFDFVVDYSGSMMMKNDKLKQDKIVVAKNVLTRINAAIPALSYNGGLHTLSPNGAIIAQGPWDRAAMAAGLKKLRSNFDIFGRMTSMGNGLQAYEPFISSMKRDAALILVTDGDNNRGTDLVQVVSQMYASQRNLVVHVISLADTPNGEATIKKIGALNSNAVVVRGEELATSDAAVERFVLSVFCKDEDVIVLRGVHFAFNSYALDGKAMGILNEAATLIKNNPNKRVVLSGWTDFVGSDAYNMKLSQERASSVKNYLVKQGIPSSRMTAIGRGKSFKYDNKTDEGRAMNRRTEVSFE, from the coding sequence ATGAAATCGTTTCGTCTTCTTGCTCTTGCGGCCGCTCTTGTTCTGAGCTACGCCGTGGCCGCTGCGGCCGCTCCGGCTTGTAACAAGAAAATTGAGAGCTTCGACTTCGTAGTGGACTATTCTGGTTCCATGATGATGAAGAACGACAAGCTGAAGCAGGACAAGATTGTTGTGGCCAAAAATGTGCTTACGCGCATTAACGCCGCTATCCCCGCTCTGAGCTACAATGGTGGCTTGCACACCCTTTCGCCCAACGGCGCCATCATTGCCCAGGGTCCCTGGGATCGCGCCGCCATGGCCGCTGGCCTCAAGAAGCTGCGCAGCAACTTTGATATTTTTGGCCGCATGACCAGCATGGGCAACGGCCTGCAGGCGTATGAACCCTTCATCTCCAGCATGAAGCGCGACGCCGCCCTGATCCTCGTGACCGACGGCGACAACAACCGCGGTACCGACCTCGTGCAGGTTGTGAGCCAGATGTACGCCAGCCAGCGTAACCTGGTTGTGCATGTGATCTCCCTGGCCGACACCCCCAATGGTGAAGCCACCATCAAAAAGATCGGCGCCCTGAACTCCAACGCCGTTGTGGTGCGTGGTGAAGAACTGGCCACCAGCGATGCCGCTGTTGAACGCTTTGTGCTTTCCGTGTTCTGCAAGGACGAAGACGTCATCGTGCTGCGCGGCGTGCACTTCGCTTTCAATTCCTATGCTCTTGACGGCAAGGCCATGGGCATCCTGAACGAAGCCGCCACCCTGATCAAGAACAACCCCAACAAGCGCGTTGTTCTCTCCGGCTGGACCGACTTTGTGGGTTCCGATGCTTACAACATGAAGCTTTCGCAGGAACGCGCCAGCTCCGTGAAGAACTACCTCGTGAAGCAGGGCATCCCCTCCAGCCGCATGACCGCCATTGGCCGCGGCAAGTCCTTCAAGTATGACAACAAGACCGACGAAGGTCGCGCCATGAACCGGCGCACCGAAGTGTCCTTCGAGTAA
- the thrB gene encoding homoserine kinase, translated as MSSKPDLTAAPAMPAPCITLIGMAGAGKSTVGSALAQELGWAFVDSDHLIEAAYGARLQDITDTLGKAAFLDTEGKVICAIKANRTVIATGGSVIYRDAAMRHLAALGPVVYIDVPFHLIEERIARNPERGIAMNPGEKLEDIFNERKALYTYYATLRCPAEGKNPAQCARWIRDHLPEGFLKGDAA; from the coding sequence ATGTCCAGCAAGCCGGATTTAACAGCAGCCCCCGCAATGCCAGCCCCCTGCATAACACTTATAGGCATGGCCGGAGCGGGTAAGTCCACTGTGGGTTCAGCCCTGGCGCAGGAGCTGGGCTGGGCTTTTGTTGACAGCGACCACCTGATCGAAGCCGCCTACGGCGCACGCCTGCAAGACATTACCGACACATTGGGCAAGGCAGCCTTTCTGGATACCGAAGGCAAGGTAATCTGCGCCATCAAGGCCAACCGAACGGTCATAGCCACTGGCGGCAGCGTCATCTACCGCGATGCGGCCATGCGGCATCTGGCGGCGCTTGGGCCTGTCGTCTATATTGATGTGCCCTTTCATCTGATTGAAGAACGCATCGCCCGCAATCCTGAACGCGGCATTGCCATGAATCCCGGCGAGAAGCTCGAGGATATTTTTAACGAACGCAAGGCCCTGTACACATATTATGCAACCCTGCGCTGTCCCGCCGAGGGTAAAAATCCGGCCCAGTGCGCGCGCTGGATTCGCGATCACCTGCCCGAGGGTTTTCTGAAAGGCGATGCAGCCTGA
- the rpmH gene encoding 50S ribosomal protein L34, producing the protein MKRTYQPSKIRRARTHGFRTRMATPSGRAIIRRRRAKGRKVLSA; encoded by the coding sequence ATGAAAAGAACATATCAGCCGAGCAAAATCAGAAGGGCCCGCACTCACGGGTTCCGTACCCGCATGGCCACCCCCAGCGGGCGCGCCATCATCCGTCGTCGCCGCGCCAAGGGCCGTAAGGTTCTGAGCGCCTAG
- the rnpA gene encoding ribonuclease P protein component, whose amino-acid sequence MNQNGLPQHLRIRRRAEFVACYERGRRLHTEHFLVFVLSGNSPGLAARTGMAVSRKVGNAVVRNRVKRLLREFYRLHRSDLPKEADIVTVAKKHAGEAALDLASVAAELLPLMRRVVRREPGRPALDGLP is encoded by the coding sequence ATGAATCAGAATGGTTTGCCGCAGCACCTGCGGATACGCCGAAGAGCGGAATTCGTAGCGTGCTATGAGCGGGGCAGGCGTCTGCATACCGAGCATTTCCTTGTTTTTGTGCTGTCGGGCAATAGTCCCGGTCTAGCTGCGCGCACTGGCATGGCTGTTTCCCGCAAGGTAGGCAATGCTGTTGTGCGCAATCGCGTCAAAAGGCTGCTGAGGGAATTTTATCGTCTGCACCGCAGCGATTTGCCCAAGGAAGCTGACATCGTTACCGTTGCTAAAAAGCATGCCGGAGAGGCTGCGCTGGATTTGGCCAGCGTAGCCGCCGAGCTTTTGCCGCTGATGCGGCGCGTGGTTCGGCGAGAGCCGGGCCGTCCGGCATTGGATGGGCTGCCATGA
- the yidD gene encoding membrane protein insertion efficiency factor YidD: protein MSHLLRNLCILPIRVYQLCISPVLPPACRFYPTCSAYAAEAILTHGIFRGGWLALKRLARCHPWGGSGYDPVPPPRRPRDVPPLSQE, encoded by the coding sequence ATGAGTCATTTGCTGCGTAATCTGTGCATATTACCCATACGCGTTTACCAGCTTTGCATCTCGCCAGTGCTTCCCCCCGCCTGTCGGTTTTATCCCACCTGTTCCGCCTATGCCGCAGAGGCCATCTTGACCCACGGCATATTCCGGGGCGGCTGGCTTGCGCTCAAGCGTCTTGCCCGCTGCCACCCCTGGGGCGGTTCAGGCTATGATCCTGTTCCACCACCAAGACGTCCCCGTGACGTCCCGCCACTGTCCCAGGAGTGA
- the yidC gene encoding membrane protein insertase YidC, with the protein MQDGKNLIIAILLCLVVIVGWSYVSEYMGWVRKPDPAIVAQQQQEQQQAAQQQQAQQVAATAQQAMPVFTPAPGRDLTVNSPLYEAVFHTGGGALRSFKLKQYQTGLAVDSPLVNLVDPKTAAVAPLGLVVNSQPSWSTGQWSVEGNENGLNIGAGQQGVLRFDGEVDSLRVIREMTFSSDTYLIREKIRVVNTTDQARSVRVSYTVAADASNAAGDRYDAMRLAWDNDGSLGEESSPKTLETTGAQVAGKIYWAGTMSTYFLAAVLPGDTSNVTVKGRMQQNVFRAAVEEPEVMLGPGQERELTVSYWVGPKERAKLAAVSDQLAKSIDLGMFHVIAKGLLWLLEFFQKYVNNWGVAIILLTVLIKALFWPLTAKSYASMEKMKKLQPHMVAIREKHKDNKELMNKEVMALYKTYGVNPASGCVPILIQMPVFFGLYQALLTSIELRHAPFISYLPGTDIIWLADLSAKDPFYITPIVMGLTMFIQQKMSPPATDPTQQKIMMFLPLIFTAMFLSFPSGLVVYWLVNNILSIAQQRMMAKKFSTSAAK; encoded by the coding sequence ATGCAAGACGGAAAAAATCTGATCATCGCCATACTTTTGTGCCTCGTCGTTATTGTGGGCTGGAGTTACGTGTCCGAGTACATGGGCTGGGTCCGCAAGCCTGATCCGGCCATTGTTGCCCAGCAACAGCAGGAGCAGCAGCAGGCTGCACAGCAGCAACAGGCCCAGCAGGTCGCCGCAACCGCGCAACAGGCCATGCCCGTATTCACGCCCGCCCCGGGCCGCGACCTCACGGTCAACTCCCCCCTTTATGAAGCCGTTTTCCACACTGGCGGCGGCGCGCTGCGTTCCTTCAAGCTCAAGCAGTATCAGACCGGTCTTGCGGTGGATTCCCCGCTGGTCAACCTTGTTGACCCCAAGACCGCCGCAGTTGCCCCGCTGGGCCTTGTGGTGAACAGCCAGCCCTCGTGGAGCACAGGCCAGTGGTCTGTGGAAGGCAATGAAAATGGCCTGAATATCGGTGCCGGTCAGCAGGGCGTGCTGCGCTTTGACGGCGAGGTGGACAGCCTGCGCGTTATCCGCGAAATGACCTTCAGCTCCGATACCTATCTTATCCGCGAAAAAATCCGTGTGGTGAACACCACGGATCAGGCCCGCAGCGTTCGAGTCAGCTACACTGTGGCCGCCGATGCCAGCAATGCCGCAGGCGACCGTTATGATGCCATGCGCCTTGCCTGGGACAACGATGGAAGCCTTGGCGAAGAATCTTCGCCCAAAACGCTTGAAACTACAGGTGCGCAGGTTGCTGGCAAGATTTACTGGGCTGGCACCATGAGCACCTATTTTCTTGCTGCGGTGCTGCCCGGCGACACGAGCAACGTGACCGTCAAGGGCCGCATGCAGCAGAACGTGTTCCGCGCTGCCGTTGAAGAACCTGAAGTGATGCTCGGCCCCGGCCAGGAGCGCGAACTTACGGTTTCTTACTGGGTTGGCCCCAAGGAACGCGCCAAGCTTGCCGCTGTTTCTGACCAGCTTGCCAAGAGTATTGACCTCGGCATGTTCCATGTGATCGCCAAGGGCTTGCTGTGGCTGCTTGAATTTTTCCAGAAGTACGTGAACAACTGGGGCGTGGCCATCATTTTGCTGACGGTTCTTATCAAGGCCCTGTTCTGGCCCCTTACGGCCAAGAGCTACGCCTCCATGGAAAAGATGAAGAAGCTTCAGCCGCACATGGTGGCTATCCGCGAGAAGCACAAGGACAACAAGGAGCTCATGAACAAGGAAGTCATGGCGCTCTATAAGACCTACGGGGTCAACCCGGCCAGCGGCTGTGTGCCCATTCTCATCCAGATGCCCGTGTTCTTTGGCCTGTATCAGGCTCTGCTCACGTCCATCGAGTTGCGTCACGCGCCTTTTATCTCCTATCTGCCCGGCACTGACATCATCTGGCTGGCTGACCTTTCGGCTAAAGACCCGTTCTACATCACGCCCATCGTCATGGGCCTGACCATGTTCATCCAGCAGAAAATGAGCCCCCCGGCCACTGACCCCACCCAGCAGAAGATCATGATGTTCCTGCCGCTGATCTTCACCGCCATGTTCCTGAGCTTCCCCTCGGGCCTCGTGGTGTACTGGCTGGTCAACAACATCCTGTCCATTGCGCAGCAGAGGATGATGGCGAAGAAGTTCTCTACATCCGCAGCGAAGTAG
- a CDS encoding protein jag, translating to MEGFKEFQGKDLDSAIEEACGYFNTAREKLEIEIVQDAKSGIFGIVGARKAKVRARRVQLRETMESILGRKNGEGASAPAPSAGQPASASENSGSAEQRKNGGNRQEQAPTPAPESSAPAAPKAPAAPNAPEVQAEKDRADGRDRQQEARPQRNQQDDRRNQQDDRRNRGRNRKPQSLDAFESEEDLDAAINGNVLDKPADRPFDRRGERNGKPDRNGAKPSGRNSRNDRGRDRTGRNAEGGEGAEAVNPAEAPAREARGRRNDSRSDNRPDNRSDNRPDSRGNGRAEARPAQRENHRPERAPRPDAPVDGLEDDFEAAGEGLPVTPLEQLDAAKLEALVDETVRKLIRPITGDGVGITVKIGGGRVYVGIDCDEDSGLLIGREGQTLAALQYMISRIVSRGMNAAVRVQLDAGEYRRRQDEKLREMALALADKVRQSGRSYSTRPLSSYHRRIVHVCLQEAVDVQTRSTGDGPMKRVVIMRRKGERA from the coding sequence ATGGAAGGGTTTAAAGAATTCCAGGGAAAGGATCTCGACAGCGCCATAGAGGAAGCCTGCGGCTACTTCAACACAGCGCGTGAAAAGCTCGAGATTGAAATAGTGCAGGACGCCAAGTCCGGCATATTCGGCATCGTGGGGGCGCGCAAGGCCAAGGTTCGGGCCAGGCGCGTGCAGCTGCGCGAAACGATGGAAAGCATTCTGGGCAGAAAGAACGGCGAGGGGGCTTCGGCCCCTGCGCCGTCTGCCGGGCAGCCCGCATCAGCGAGTGAGAATTCCGGGTCTGCGGAGCAGCGCAAAAACGGCGGCAACCGGCAGGAGCAAGCGCCTACGCCTGCTCCTGAATCTTCTGCCCCGGCAGCCCCCAAGGCTCCCGCTGCTCCCAACGCTCCGGAGGTTCAGGCCGAAAAGGACCGGGCCGATGGGCGTGACCGCCAGCAGGAGGCCCGGCCTCAGCGCAATCAACAAGACGACAGACGTAACCAGCAGGATGACAGGCGCAACCGTGGCCGCAACCGCAAGCCGCAGTCTCTGGACGCCTTTGAGAGTGAAGAAGATCTGGACGCCGCCATTAATGGCAATGTGCTGGATAAACCCGCTGATCGGCCTTTTGACCGCCGGGGCGAGCGTAACGGCAAGCCTGACAGAAATGGCGCCAAGCCTTCCGGCAGAAATTCCAGAAACGACCGGGGCCGCGACCGCACAGGCAGAAATGCCGAAGGCGGCGAAGGCGCGGAGGCGGTCAATCCCGCCGAGGCCCCTGCGCGTGAAGCCAGAGGGCGGCGCAATGATTCCCGGTCGGACAACCGGCCTGACAATCGTTCAGACAACCGCCCCGACAGCAGGGGCAACGGCAGGGCAGAGGCCCGTCCCGCCCAGCGCGAGAATCACCGCCCAGAGCGCGCACCGCGCCCTGACGCGCCGGTTGATGGACTGGAAGATGATTTTGAAGCCGCAGGCGAGGGTTTGCCGGTTACTCCTCTGGAGCAGCTTGACGCCGCAAAGCTTGAAGCCCTTGTGGATGAAACCGTGCGCAAGCTCATCCGGCCCATCACTGGGGACGGCGTGGGCATCACCGTCAAGATCGGCGGTGGCAGAGTTTATGTGGGCATTGATTGCGATGAAGACTCCGGTCTTCTGATAGGCCGCGAGGGGCAGACCCTTGCCGCCCTGCAATACATGATATCGCGCATTGTATCGCGCGGCATGAACGCAGCCGTGCGGGTGCAGCTTGACGCCGGAGAATACCGCCGCCGTCAGGATGAAAAACTGCGCGAAATGGCGTTGGCTCTTGCAGACAAGGTGCGCCAGAGCGGGCGCTCCTACTCCACACGGCCGCTTTCTTCGTACCATCGGCGTATTGTGCACGTGTGCCTGCAAGAGGCCGTTGACGTGCAGACCCGCAGCACGGGCGATGGCCCCATGAAACGCGTGGTCATCATGCGCAGAAAGGGAGAACGCGCCTAG
- the mnmE gene encoding tRNA uridine-5-carboxymethylaminomethyl(34) synthesis GTPase MnmE produces the protein MDTAVQTERGDTIAAIATPPGAGGIGIVRLSGPRAKEVLARMFLPLSAQVENFHPWLLHRGRVLDWNGEALDDALAVFMPGPRTFTGEDVAEIHSHGGPFLVQAVLESALRHGARQAERGEFSRRAFVNGRMDLSQAEAVAELIAAPSREALRYGLNRLEGVLGRRTAELREELEMLRAQMCLAVDFPDEEVEGMEPAALCEVLDRVMLAVRRLLAGSRRAQIVQQGAVVVLAGAVNAGKSSLLNALLGRERALVTDIPGTTRDFLEETCNLDGLPVRLTDTAGLRQAEETVEQLGVTRSREKVSQADLVVLVLDGGLLGEEGAAAEVCPDPAAREVLDSVGDTPLLVVWNKCDICMPKVFPPRWIGARTCCAVSALSDTYVEELATMLRSVLLGGGSDTAPEDGLAPNARQSMALEKALKELEGLRADVVAGQPYDCCAVRLDMAAAHLGEVTGLSSPAEVLNSIFAQFCIGK, from the coding sequence ATGGATACAGCAGTGCAGACAGAACGTGGCGACACCATCGCCGCCATTGCAACCCCTCCCGGTGCCGGGGGGATTGGCATCGTGCGCCTTTCTGGCCCTCGGGCCAAGGAAGTTCTTGCCCGCATGTTTCTGCCCCTTTCAGCGCAGGTGGAAAATTTCCATCCCTGGCTTTTACACCGGGGCCGCGTGCTGGACTGGAACGGCGAGGCGCTCGATGATGCCCTGGCTGTTTTTATGCCTGGGCCGCGTACCTTTACTGGCGAAGATGTAGCCGAGATTCACAGTCATGGCGGCCCTTTTCTGGTGCAGGCCGTGCTTGAAAGCGCGCTGCGCCACGGGGCGCGGCAGGCTGAGCGCGGCGAATTTTCGCGCCGCGCCTTTGTCAACGGGCGTATGGATCTGAGCCAGGCCGAAGCCGTGGCCGAGCTTATAGCCGCCCCCTCGCGCGAGGCCCTGCGCTACGGACTCAACCGTCTTGAAGGCGTTCTTGGTCGGCGCACTGCCGAGCTGCGCGAAGAACTGGAAATGCTGCGTGCCCAGATGTGCCTTGCCGTGGATTTTCCTGACGAAGAAGTTGAAGGCATGGAGCCAGCCGCGCTCTGTGAAGTTCTCGACAGGGTCATGCTGGCTGTGCGGCGGCTGCTGGCCGGGAGCAGACGGGCCCAGATCGTGCAACAGGGCGCTGTCGTGGTGCTGGCTGGCGCGGTGAATGCTGGCAAGTCCAGCCTTCTCAATGCGCTGCTAGGGCGCGAGCGCGCACTTGTGACCGATATCCCCGGCACAACGCGTGATTTTCTGGAAGAAACATGCAATCTTGACGGTCTGCCCGTACGCCTGACAGACACAGCAGGCCTGCGGCAGGCTGAAGAAACCGTTGAGCAGCTTGGCGTAACGCGCAGCCGCGAAAAAGTTTCGCAGGCTGACCTTGTTGTTCTTGTGCTTGATGGCGGCCTGCTGGGCGAGGAAGGTGCAGCGGCAGAGGTCTGCCCGGACCCTGCGGCCCGCGAGGTTCTTGACTCTGTGGGTGATACGCCCCTGCTCGTGGTGTGGAACAAATGTGACATTTGCATGCCAAAAGTGTTCCCCCCCCGCTGGATTGGTGCGCGAACCTGTTGCGCAGTGAGCGCACTTTCCGATACATATGTCGAAGAGCTTGCAACCATGTTGCGATCTGTGCTGCTTGGGGGCGGTTCGGATACCGCGCCGGAAGACGGCCTTGCGCCCAACGCAAGGCAATCCATGGCGCTGGAAAAGGCTTTGAAAGAACTTGAAGGGCTGCGTGCTGATGTTGTTGCAGGGCAGCCTTACGATTGTTGCGCGGTCAGACTCGATATGGCCGCCGCTCATCTGGGGGAAGTGACCGGGCTTTCCAGCCCGGCTGAAGTGCTTAACAGCATATTTGCCCAATTCTGCATTGGTAAGTAA
- a CDS encoding 3'-5' exonuclease produces the protein MDMDVLRRRLSCEEINAMPLFHYEGPVQVIRTLEDWKNALPDLRSEDLLGFDTETRPSFRKGRRNFPALIQLATANAVYLVQLAFLPFGPHVVEILANPDQVKAGVGIRDDMRDLGRLHDFEPAGLVDLGGVARAHKLPSQGLRTLAANFFGWRISKGSQCSNWSLMELTPRQIAYAATDAWIGRLIFLRMCEMGLIPSCRSACEVAPDGDALAAGSAV, from the coding sequence ATGGATATGGACGTTTTGCGCCGCAGGTTGAGTTGCGAGGAAATCAACGCCATGCCCCTTTTTCATTACGAGGGGCCTGTGCAGGTTATTCGCACACTGGAGGACTGGAAAAACGCGCTGCCGGATCTGCGATCTGAAGACCTGCTAGGGTTTGATACGGAAACACGGCCTTCCTTTCGCAAGGGACGCCGCAATTTTCCGGCTTTGATCCAGCTTGCCACGGCCAATGCCGTGTATCTGGTGCAGTTGGCCTTTTTGCCGTTCGGGCCCCATGTGGTCGAAATTCTGGCAAACCCCGATCAGGTCAAGGCTGGTGTGGGCATCCGCGATGATATGCGTGACCTTGGCCGCCTGCACGACTTTGAGCCAGCGGGGCTGGTGGATCTTGGCGGTGTGGCACGCGCGCACAAACTGCCCAGTCAGGGTTTGCGCACCCTTGCGGCCAATTTTTTTGGCTGGCGTATTTCCAAGGGCTCGCAGTGTTCAAACTGGAGCCTCATGGAACTGACCCCGCGTCAGATTGCCTACGCCGCCACCGATGCCTGGATCGGGCGGCTGATTTTTTTGCGCATGTGCGAAATGGGGCTCATTCCCTCCTGTCGCAGCGCCTGTGAGGTTGCGCCGGACGGCGATGCCCTGGCAGCGGGGAGCGCCGTGTGA
- a CDS encoding GAK system CofD-like protein — translation MSESASLFCFPPLGPRLVFFTGGTALRDLSRELIQYTHNSVHLVTPFDSGGSSAALRRSFAMPAVGDIRNRLLALADSAVVPAPVMEFCASRLPEQSAECNDPHELRQQLRTMGSEAHPAWAAMPPLFADALRLHLNFFLQRMPEDFDPFRACLGNLILAGGYLHHKRVFGPVMAFLSRLLQTRGVVLPIVSESLHLAAELEDGSLVVGQHRFKNLSGAVRRLFLTVHEPDRGAEQVEKLQTPCRPPLAPASVAYLRSAAAICYPMGSFYTSVLANLLPQNVGRAVAAVECPKIFIPNTGTDAELHGLTVAGQTAMILRHLREDAPDAPAEALLQTVLVDARNGRYEGGLDAGERDALAQLGVRLVEKHMVYENDPQRHVPELTAKALLELVPGSSVTL, via the coding sequence GTGAGCGAAAGTGCTTCGCTGTTCTGCTTTCCTCCGCTTGGCCCCAGACTGGTTTTTTTTACGGGCGGCACGGCTCTGCGCGATCTGAGCCGTGAACTGATCCAGTACACCCACAACTCCGTTCATCTCGTCACGCCCTTTGATTCCGGCGGTAGTTCTGCGGCCCTGCGCCGCAGCTTTGCCATGCCTGCCGTGGGCGACATCCGTAATCGTCTGCTGGCTCTGGCCGACAGCGCGGTTGTGCCCGCCCCGGTGATGGAATTTTGCGCCAGCAGGCTCCCGGAACAGTCGGCGGAATGCAACGATCCGCACGAACTGCGCCAACAGTTGCGCACCATGGGCAGCGAGGCGCATCCCGCATGGGCCGCTATGCCGCCGCTGTTTGCAGATGCCTTGCGCCTGCATCTCAATTTTTTTCTGCAACGCATGCCCGAAGATTTCGACCCCTTCCGCGCCTGCCTGGGCAATCTGATTCTGGCAGGGGGCTACCTGCACCACAAACGGGTGTTTGGCCCGGTCATGGCCTTTCTCAGCCGCTTGCTGCAAACGCGTGGCGTGGTACTGCCCATTGTGAGCGAAAGCCTGCATCTGGCGGCGGAGCTGGAAGACGGCTCCCTTGTAGTGGGGCAGCATCGCTTTAAAAATCTTAGCGGTGCAGTGCGGCGGTTGTTCCTCACCGTGCACGAGCCTGACCGGGGAGCCGAGCAGGTAGAAAAGTTGCAAACCCCTTGCCGTCCGCCACTTGCACCAGCCTCGGTGGCCTATCTGCGCTCGGCGGCGGCCATTTGCTACCCCATGGGCAGTTTTTACACCAGCGTGCTTGCCAACTTGTTGCCGCAGAATGTGGGCCGTGCAGTGGCTGCCGTAGAGTGTCCGAAAATTTTTATTCCCAATACCGGAACAGACGCAGAACTGCACGGCCTGACCGTGGCCGGGCAGACAGCCATGATCTTGCGCCATCTGCGTGAAGACGCCCCCGACGCCCCCGCCGAGGCCCTGTTGCAGACCGTGCTGGTTGATGCCCGTAATGGCCGCTACGAGGGCGGGCTTGATGCTGGTGAACGTGACGCCCTCGCCCAACTGGGTGTGCGGCTGGTAGAAAAACACATGGTCTACGAAAATGATCCGCAGCGCCATGTGCCGGAATTAACCGCCAAAGCCCTGCTGGAGCTTGTTCCCGGCAGTTCGGTGACCCTGTGA